One stretch of Ananas comosus cultivar F153 unplaced genomic scaffold, ASM154086v1, whole genome shotgun sequence DNA includes these proteins:
- the LOC109704466 gene encoding cysteine-rich receptor-like protein kinase 10 isoform X3, with protein sequence MKSPSQLFFLLCLLIVLYITPAANAEKPLYNVCRSDANYTANSTFQANLDRVLSSLPSAAAPSGFANTTVGRAGPNQVHGLALCRGDVSSADCLSCLKNRTKDIVAKCPHGVGSTIWYDNCMLRYDNLSFFSEVDNSFYVYMRNPNNVTEPQLFGNLLGQLMDTLTVTAARSPQMFAFGEVNFTKSNKLYGMAQCTRDLDSIDCYRCLTDYVGFIPSCCDGMQGGRVFGSSCVIRYELYQFYNVSAVQNMAAPPPSKANTPAPPRASPPIKGSNTTGNTMSSGGINGTTKTIIIVAISVVAAALLLLSAIFLCLRIRKKQRKPVRNALMINGGDDQEIRSAESLLFDLATIRAATSNFSEANKLGEGGFGPVYKGMLHDGQEIAVKRLSMSSVQGLVELKNEVVLVAKLQHRNLVRLIGCCLEEQEKLLIYEYLPNTSLDKFLFADPVRREQLDWIVRYKIIEGISRGLLYLHEDSRLKIVHRDLKASNILLDAFMTPKISDFGLAKLFDIDTSEGNTSRIAGTYGYMAPEYVIHGHFSTKSDVFSYGVLLLEIVTGRRNARSQETIHSEDVLSYVWKHWTEGTAHEVLDPSLGGQCRLQDVLRCIHIGLLCVQDDPSNRPSMTSVVLMLSSLSFTLPAPSAPAFVILHGSTADNTEAIETDASGGLQRRTTRAVSVNDVSISEFEPR encoded by the exons ATGAAATCACCATCTCAGCTATTTTTCCTACTATGCCTTCTgattgttctttacattactcCTGCAGCAAACGCAGAGAAACCTCTGTACAACGTCTGCCGCAGCGATGCGAACTACACGGCCAACAGCACCTTCCAGGCTAACCTCGACCGcgtcctctcctccctcccctccGCCGCTGCTCCTTCCGGCTTCGCCAACACCACTGTCGGTCGAGCGGGACCCAATCAAGTCCACGGCCTTGCCCTCTGCCGCGGCGATGTCTCTTCTGCGGACTGTTTGAGTTGCTTGAAGAACCGCACTAAAGATATCGTCGCCAAATGCCCGCACGGCGTCGGGTCGACAATATG GTACGACAACTGCATGCTCCGCTATGACAACCTTAGCTTCTTCTCCGAAGTCGACAATTCCTTCTACGTATACATGCGGAACCCGAACAACGTGACAGAGCCGCAGCTGTTCGGCAATCTGCTAGGGCAGCTGATGGACACCCTTACGGTGACTGCTGCACGGTCGCCGCAGATGTTCGCCTTTGGCGAGGTGAACTTCACCAAATCCAATAAACTCTACGGGATGGCACAGTGCACAAGAGACTTGGATAGTATCGATTGTTACAGATGCCTAACGGATTATGTGGGGTTTATCCCAAGTTGCTGCGATGGGATGCAGGGTGGGAGGGTGTTTGGAAGCAGCTGTGTCATCCGATACGAGTTGTATCAGTTTTATAATGTGTCGGCAGTGCAAAACATGGCGGCACCACCACCGTCGAAAGCAAATACACCTGCACCACCCAGGGCGAGCCCTCCGATAAAAGGAAGTAATACAACAGGAAATACGATGAGTAGCGGCG GAATTAATGGAACTACAAAGACAATTATTATTGTTGCCATTTCTGTGGTTGCTGCTGCATTGTTGCTCCTCTCTGCTATCTTTCTCTGCCTGAGaataagaaagaaacaaagaaaaccaGTTAGAAATGCTCTGATGA TAAATGGAGGAGATGACCAGGAAATTAGAAGCGCGGAATCTCTATTGTTCGATTTGGCAACAATACGAGCTGCCACAAGCAACTTCTCAGAGGCAAATAAGTtaggagaaggtggatttggaccAGTGTATAAG GGGATGTTACACGATGGGCAAGAAATTGCAGTGAAGAGGCTCTCAATGAGCTCAGTACAGGGGCTTGTCGAGCTGAAAAATGAAGTGGTGCTTGTGGCAAAACTTCAGCATAGGAATCTGGTGAGGCTAATTGGTTGCTGCTTGGAAGAGCAAGAAAAGCTTCTTATCTATGAGTACCTGCCCAACACAAGCCTTGATAAGTTTCTCTTTG CAGATCCTGTGAGGCGCGAACAATTAGATTGGATAGTACGGTACAAGATCATCGAAGGGATTAGCCGAGGACTTCTCTATCTCCACGAAGATTCGAGGTTAAAGATAGTTCACCGTGATCTGAAAGCGAGCAACATCTTGTTGGATGCTTTTATGACCCCTAAAATCTCCGACTTCGGTCTCGCAAAGCTCTTTGACATCGACACGAGTGAAGGAAACACAAGTCGGATCGCAGGAACATA CGGATATATGGCACCGGAGTATGTAATTCATGGACATTTCTCAACAAAATCAGATGTTTTTAGTTATGGCGTGTTGCTTTTGGAGATTGTGACTGGACGAAGAAACGCTCGCTCTCAAGAAACTATTCATTCAGAAGACGTTCTATCCTAT GTGTGGAAGCACTGGACCGAAGGGACTGCACACGAGGTGCTCGACCCGAGTCTCGGGGGGCAGTGTCGGTTGCAGGACGTGCTGAGATGCATCCACATTGGGCTGCTGTGCGTCCAGGACGACCCGTCGAACCGGCCGAGCATGACGTCCGTCGTGCTCATGCTCAGCAGCCTCTCCTTCACCCTCCCCGCCCCCTCGGCCCCTGCTTTCGTCATTCTGCATGGCTCAACTGCAGACAACACGGAGGCGATCGAGACTGATGCGTCCGGCGGGCTGCAGCGGAGGACGACGAGGGCTGTGTCGGTGAACGATGTCTCCATTTCAGAATTCGAACCACGGTAG
- the LOC109704465 gene encoding cysteine-rich repeat secretory protein 38-like, whose translation MESLPLPFLLCSLLILLHTPTSKSDPLHINCPANYTANSTFQSNLNLLLSSLPSEAGPSGFYNVSVGRNGADQVYGLALCRGDVSSVDCNTCLTTAAQDAVAKCPRGMSNTLWYDNCMLRCSMTSSGT comes from the exons ATGgagtctctccctctccccttcctcctctGCTCCCTCCTCATTCTCCTCCACACCCCCACATCCAAATCGGACCCCCTCCACATCAACTGCCCCGCGAACTACACGGCAAACAGCACCTTCCAGTCGAACCTCAACCTTCTCCTGTCTTCTCTCCCCTCCGAAGCCGGCCCCTCCGGCTTCTACAACGTCTCGGTCGGTCGAAACGGTGCCGACCAAGTCTACGGCCTCGCGTTATGCCGCGGCGACGTCTCCTCTGTCGACTGCAACACCTGCTTGACTACCGCCGCACAAGACGCTGTCGCAAAGTGCCCGCGCGGCATGTCGAACACCCTGTGGTACGACAACTGCATGCTGCG CTGTTCGATGACCAGCTCGGGCACCTGA
- the LOC109704466 gene encoding cysteine-rich receptor-like protein kinase 25 isoform X1: MLNYCLIISFMYPYLTSLSFNIINNPLLLDCEKTMEPLPLPFLLCSLLLILLHTPTSKSSTFYINCPTNANYTANSIFQSNLNLLLSSLPSEAAPSGFYNISVGRSGADQVYGLALCRGDVSSADCNACLTRAAQDAVAKCPRGMSSTLWYDDCMLRYSNYSFFGIADSSPLVYLSNVQNVTDPQLFDDQLGQLMKSLAMKAAYGSGRPPLFAVGEVNFTSFNNIYGLVQCTRDLSPTGCYGCLSSYIGSIPQCCSTKIGGRIEGENCIVRFESAPFYNLAPSGNEAPPPMPQSNGTSTTTPSPPARLGQNTGNGSSQTGGKGTGGINGTTKTIIIVAISVVAAALLLLSAIFLCLRIRKKQRKPVRNALMINGGDDQEIRSAESLLFDLATIRAATSNFSEANKLGEGGFGPVYKGMLHDGQEIAVKRLSMSSVQGLVELKNEVVLVAKLQHRNLVRLIGCCLEEQEKLLIYEYLPNTSLDKFLFADPVRREQLDWIVRYKIIEGISRGLLYLHEDSRLKIVHRDLKASNILLDAFMTPKISDFGLAKLFDIDTSEGNTSRIAGTYGYMAPEYVIHGHFSTKSDVFSYGVLLLEIVTGRRNARSQETIHSEDVLSYVWKHWTEGTAHEVLDPSLGGQCRLQDVLRCIHIGLLCVQDDPSNRPSMTSVVLMLSSLSFTLPAPSAPAFVILHGSTADNTEAIETDASGGLQRRTTRAVSVNDVSISEFEPR, encoded by the exons ATGCTGAACTATTGTCTCATTATTTCCTTTATGTATCCCTATCTTACATCCCTATCTTTCAATATCATTAATAATCCCCTCCTACTTGATTGTGAGAAAACTATGGAACCTCTCCCACTCCCCTTCCTCCTCTGCTCCCTCCTCCTCATTCTCCTCCACACCCCAACATCCAAATCCAGCACCTTCTACATCAACTGCCCCACCAACGCGAACTACACGGCGAACAGCATCTTCCAGTCGAACCTCAACCTCCTCCTGTCTTCCCTCCCCTCTGAAGCCGCCCCCTCCGGCTTCTACAACATCTCGGTCGGTCGAAGCGGCGCCGACCAAGTCTACGGCCTCGCGTTATGCCGCGGCGACGTCTCCTCTGCCGACTGCAACGCCTGTTTGACTAGAGCCGCGCAAGACGCTGTCGCAAAGTGCCCGCGCGGCATGTCGAGCACCCTGTGGTACGACGACTGCATGCTGCGCTACTCCAACTATAGCTTCTTTGGCATCGCCGACAGCTCGCCCCTAGTATACTTGTCGAACGTGCAGAACGTCACGGATCCGCAGCTGTTCGATGACCAGCTCGGGCAGCTGATGAAGAGCTTGGCCATGAAAGCAGCCTATGGGTCGGGGCGGCCGCCGTTATTCGCGGTGGGGGAGGTCAACTTTACGAGCTTTAATAACATATACGGGCTGGTGCAGTGCACGAGGGATCTGTCGCCGACGGGCTGCTATGGGTGCTTGTCGAGTTACATCGGGAGCATCCCGCAGTGCTGCAGCACGAAGATCGGCGGGAGGATTGAAGGAGAGAATTGTATCGTCCGGTTTGAGTCGGCTCCGTTTTATAATTTGGCGCCATCCGGGAACgaggcgccgccgccgatgccgcAATCAAATGGGACGAGCACGACGACGCCATCGCCGCCGGCACGGTTGGGTCAGAATACGGGTAATGGCAGCAGTCAAACGGGCGGTAAGGGAACCGGAG GAATTAATGGAACTACAAAGACAATTATTATTGTTGCCATTTCTGTGGTTGCTGCTGCATTGTTGCTCCTCTCTGCTATCTTTCTCTGCCTGAGaataagaaagaaacaaagaaaaccaGTTAGAAATGCTCTGATGA TAAATGGAGGAGATGACCAGGAAATTAGAAGCGCGGAATCTCTATTGTTCGATTTGGCAACAATACGAGCTGCCACAAGCAACTTCTCAGAGGCAAATAAGTtaggagaaggtggatttggaccAGTGTATAAG GGGATGTTACACGATGGGCAAGAAATTGCAGTGAAGAGGCTCTCAATGAGCTCAGTACAGGGGCTTGTCGAGCTGAAAAATGAAGTGGTGCTTGTGGCAAAACTTCAGCATAGGAATCTGGTGAGGCTAATTGGTTGCTGCTTGGAAGAGCAAGAAAAGCTTCTTATCTATGAGTACCTGCCCAACACAAGCCTTGATAAGTTTCTCTTTG CAGATCCTGTGAGGCGCGAACAATTAGATTGGATAGTACGGTACAAGATCATCGAAGGGATTAGCCGAGGACTTCTCTATCTCCACGAAGATTCGAGGTTAAAGATAGTTCACCGTGATCTGAAAGCGAGCAACATCTTGTTGGATGCTTTTATGACCCCTAAAATCTCCGACTTCGGTCTCGCAAAGCTCTTTGACATCGACACGAGTGAAGGAAACACAAGTCGGATCGCAGGAACATA CGGATATATGGCACCGGAGTATGTAATTCATGGACATTTCTCAACAAAATCAGATGTTTTTAGTTATGGCGTGTTGCTTTTGGAGATTGTGACTGGACGAAGAAACGCTCGCTCTCAAGAAACTATTCATTCAGAAGACGTTCTATCCTAT GTGTGGAAGCACTGGACCGAAGGGACTGCACACGAGGTGCTCGACCCGAGTCTCGGGGGGCAGTGTCGGTTGCAGGACGTGCTGAGATGCATCCACATTGGGCTGCTGTGCGTCCAGGACGACCCGTCGAACCGGCCGAGCATGACGTCCGTCGTGCTCATGCTCAGCAGCCTCTCCTTCACCCTCCCCGCCCCCTCGGCCCCTGCTTTCGTCATTCTGCATGGCTCAACTGCAGACAACACGGAGGCGATCGAGACTGATGCGTCCGGCGGGCTGCAGCGGAGGACGACGAGGGCTGTGTCGGTGAACGATGTCTCCATTTCAGAATTCGAACCACGGTAG
- the LOC109704466 gene encoding cysteine-rich receptor-like protein kinase 25 isoform X2 gives MLNYCLIISFMYPYLTSLSFNIINNPLLLDCEKTMEPLPLPFLLCSLLLILLHTPTSKSSTFYINCPTNANYTANSIFQSNLNLLLSSLPSEAAPSGFYNISVGRSGADQVYGLALCRGDVSSADCNACLTRAAQDAVAKCPRGMSSTLWYDDCMLRYSNYSFFGIADSSPLVYLSNVQNVTDPQLFDDQLGQLMKSLAMKAAYGSGRPPLFAVGEVNFTSFNNIYGLVQCTRDLSPTGCYGCLSSYIGSIPQCCSTKIGGRIEGENCIVRFESAPFYNLAPSGNEAPPPMPQSNGTSTTTPSPPARLGQNTGNGSSQTGGKGTGGINGTTKTIIIVAISVVAAALLLLSAIFLCLRIRKKQRKPVRNALMINGGDDQEIRSAESLLFDLATIRAATSNFSEANKLGEGGFGPVYKGMLHDGQEIAVKRLSMSSVQGLVELKNEVVLVAKLQHRNLVRLIGCCLEEQEKLLIYEYLPNTSLDKFLFDPVRREQLDWIVRYKIIEGISRGLLYLHEDSRLKIVHRDLKASNILLDAFMTPKISDFGLAKLFDIDTSEGNTSRIAGTYGYMAPEYVIHGHFSTKSDVFSYGVLLLEIVTGRRNARSQETIHSEDVLSYVWKHWTEGTAHEVLDPSLGGQCRLQDVLRCIHIGLLCVQDDPSNRPSMTSVVLMLSSLSFTLPAPSAPAFVILHGSTADNTEAIETDASGGLQRRTTRAVSVNDVSISEFEPR, from the exons ATGCTGAACTATTGTCTCATTATTTCCTTTATGTATCCCTATCTTACATCCCTATCTTTCAATATCATTAATAATCCCCTCCTACTTGATTGTGAGAAAACTATGGAACCTCTCCCACTCCCCTTCCTCCTCTGCTCCCTCCTCCTCATTCTCCTCCACACCCCAACATCCAAATCCAGCACCTTCTACATCAACTGCCCCACCAACGCGAACTACACGGCGAACAGCATCTTCCAGTCGAACCTCAACCTCCTCCTGTCTTCCCTCCCCTCTGAAGCCGCCCCCTCCGGCTTCTACAACATCTCGGTCGGTCGAAGCGGCGCCGACCAAGTCTACGGCCTCGCGTTATGCCGCGGCGACGTCTCCTCTGCCGACTGCAACGCCTGTTTGACTAGAGCCGCGCAAGACGCTGTCGCAAAGTGCCCGCGCGGCATGTCGAGCACCCTGTGGTACGACGACTGCATGCTGCGCTACTCCAACTATAGCTTCTTTGGCATCGCCGACAGCTCGCCCCTAGTATACTTGTCGAACGTGCAGAACGTCACGGATCCGCAGCTGTTCGATGACCAGCTCGGGCAGCTGATGAAGAGCTTGGCCATGAAAGCAGCCTATGGGTCGGGGCGGCCGCCGTTATTCGCGGTGGGGGAGGTCAACTTTACGAGCTTTAATAACATATACGGGCTGGTGCAGTGCACGAGGGATCTGTCGCCGACGGGCTGCTATGGGTGCTTGTCGAGTTACATCGGGAGCATCCCGCAGTGCTGCAGCACGAAGATCGGCGGGAGGATTGAAGGAGAGAATTGTATCGTCCGGTTTGAGTCGGCTCCGTTTTATAATTTGGCGCCATCCGGGAACgaggcgccgccgccgatgccgcAATCAAATGGGACGAGCACGACGACGCCATCGCCGCCGGCACGGTTGGGTCAGAATACGGGTAATGGCAGCAGTCAAACGGGCGGTAAGGGAACCGGAG GAATTAATGGAACTACAAAGACAATTATTATTGTTGCCATTTCTGTGGTTGCTGCTGCATTGTTGCTCCTCTCTGCTATCTTTCTCTGCCTGAGaataagaaagaaacaaagaaaaccaGTTAGAAATGCTCTGATGA TAAATGGAGGAGATGACCAGGAAATTAGAAGCGCGGAATCTCTATTGTTCGATTTGGCAACAATACGAGCTGCCACAAGCAACTTCTCAGAGGCAAATAAGTtaggagaaggtggatttggaccAGTGTATAAG GGGATGTTACACGATGGGCAAGAAATTGCAGTGAAGAGGCTCTCAATGAGCTCAGTACAGGGGCTTGTCGAGCTGAAAAATGAAGTGGTGCTTGTGGCAAAACTTCAGCATAGGAATCTGGTGAGGCTAATTGGTTGCTGCTTGGAAGAGCAAGAAAAGCTTCTTATCTATGAGTACCTGCCCAACACAAGCCTTGATAAGTTTCTCTTTG ATCCTGTGAGGCGCGAACAATTAGATTGGATAGTACGGTACAAGATCATCGAAGGGATTAGCCGAGGACTTCTCTATCTCCACGAAGATTCGAGGTTAAAGATAGTTCACCGTGATCTGAAAGCGAGCAACATCTTGTTGGATGCTTTTATGACCCCTAAAATCTCCGACTTCGGTCTCGCAAAGCTCTTTGACATCGACACGAGTGAAGGAAACACAAGTCGGATCGCAGGAACATA CGGATATATGGCACCGGAGTATGTAATTCATGGACATTTCTCAACAAAATCAGATGTTTTTAGTTATGGCGTGTTGCTTTTGGAGATTGTGACTGGACGAAGAAACGCTCGCTCTCAAGAAACTATTCATTCAGAAGACGTTCTATCCTAT GTGTGGAAGCACTGGACCGAAGGGACTGCACACGAGGTGCTCGACCCGAGTCTCGGGGGGCAGTGTCGGTTGCAGGACGTGCTGAGATGCATCCACATTGGGCTGCTGTGCGTCCAGGACGACCCGTCGAACCGGCCGAGCATGACGTCCGTCGTGCTCATGCTCAGCAGCCTCTCCTTCACCCTCCCCGCCCCCTCGGCCCCTGCTTTCGTCATTCTGCATGGCTCAACTGCAGACAACACGGAGGCGATCGAGACTGATGCGTCCGGCGGGCTGCAGCGGAGGACGACGAGGGCTGTGTCGGTGAACGATGTCTCCATTTCAGAATTCGAACCACGGTAG